One Oryza glaberrima chromosome 11, OglaRS2, whole genome shotgun sequence genomic region harbors:
- the LOC127754464 gene encoding phosphoglucan phosphatase LSF2, chloroplastic-like, producing MAAMATAPCFPATPGLPARGAVAARSRMAAGGSKSQRRRSSSGVFLCRSSTTGSSRMEDYNTAMKRMMRNPYEYHHDLGMNYAIISDSLIVGSQPQKPEDIDHLKDEEKVAFILCLQQDKDIEYWGIDFQTVVNRCKELGIKHIRRPAVDFDPDSLRTQLPKAVSSLEWAISEGKGRVYVHCTAGLGRAPAVAIAYMFWFENMDLKTAYEKLTSKRPCGPNKRAIHAATYDLAKNDPHKESFDSLPEHAFEGIAGSERSLIQERVRALREA from the exons atggccgccatggccaccgccccGTGTTTCCCGGCCACCCCGGGACTCCCAGCGCGCGGCGCCGTCGCTGCTAGGAGCAGGATGGCCGCCGGAGGAAGCAAGAGCCAACGGCGGCGGAGTTCCTCTGGGGTTTTCCTGTGCCGCTCCTCCACGACGGGAAGCAGTAGGATGGAGGACTACAACACCGCCATGAAGAGAATGATGCGCAATCCCTACGAATACCACCACGATTTAG GTATGAATTATGCTATCATAAGTGATAGCTTGATTGTTGGCTCGCAACCTCAAAAGCCAGAGGATATTGATCACTTAAAAGATGAGGAGAAAGTAGCCTTTATTCTTTGCTTACAGCAGGACAAGGACATTGAATATTGGGGCATTGATTTCCAAACTGTTGTCAATAGGTGCAAAGAACTTGGCATAAAACACATCAGAAGACCG GCAGTGGACTTCGATCCAGATTCATTGAGGACTCAATTGCCCAAAGCAGTCTCATCACTAGAATGGGCTATATCGGAAGGCAAAGGGCGGGTCTATGTCCATTGCACTGCTGGACTTGGGAGAGCACCTGCAGTTGCCATTGCTTACATGTTTTGGTTCGAGAATATGGAT CTTAAGACAGCTTATGAGAAGCTAACTTCCAAAAGGCCCTGCGGACCCAATAAGAGAGCGATCCATGCTGCAACTTATGATCTTGCTAAGAATGATCCACATAAAGAGTCTTTTGACAGTCTGCCAGAGCATGCTTTTGAGGGCATTGCTGGCTCGGAGAGGAGTTTAATTCAAGAACGGGTCCGTGCTCTTCGGGAGGCTTGA
- the LOC127754555 gene encoding stress response protein nst1-like, which translates to MCILCAVQRWSRRVATMLPWLVLPLILLWALSQLLPAAYRFEVTSPRLACVSVLLLTLFWYEILLPRLSLWRARRSARLREERRAHALQLHKLRKTATRRCRNCNNPYRDQNPGGGKFMCSYCGHVSKRPVLDLGPAGTLPTGWPCTQDWPNAAGDPAYWLDLRCSSDNLYSGFSWRLFSSFCVSMRWFWREVLRFGSSGDGDGLGRDGKRLAKEGDNGAKAEESRVEKAKRKAEEKRLARLEKEMLEEEERKQREEMAKLVEERRRLRDEKAEAEERSKGATPVGEKDPRKEVERRRQERRRKDEKDKGSSKSNSDCEDIERRVTREGERKRDSDRRNEPEKRDATRVGAEGHKPYNFDANNQGSKTVQSKAKYFGRMTGGLLSSSRGFGGGSFFGRSAQTSAPQVNKVTKPLVTVTDQSNVVKRDAQPPATAKSATAGGTTNSWTNVHRPVSPNVQSQPTGLKKSWHQLFSRSASVSPCPDVPAAAREMKGQPEPYGAQISNAQIFLSQYPPLDSNPSSSRCMQFPGFPPVNGAPANMSLSHFPAGHVPYYCEPEPTVFEEPEQFEDPCYDPDAIALLGPVSESLDNFPLDLDSGFISSDITKETHTKPSPIESPLSRSRTFEDNPIRHSTGKGPNGSILPEASNEQGGTWQMWGTPLVQESLGLRGPQTEWLLPNANQFNHGVSHLNGGTRSSVGSGLDDNDLWLQKAPFQQMPLDTRSLFLSHDVSENAIHNDLDFGSPNKSARLHPIGPPGHSWSKEAVVLNGPQEASKICSSTGAHVGGGFFSTNPDVQSVWSFNQKETT; encoded by the exons ATGTGTATACTGTGCGCCGTGCAACGGTGGTCGCGGCGCGTCGCCACCATGCTGCCATGGCTGGTGCTCCCGCTCATCCTCCTGTGGGCGCTCTCCcagctcctccccgccgcctacCGCTTCGAGGTCACCTCCCCTCGCCTCGCCTGCGtctccgtcctcctcctcaccctctTCTGGTACGAgatcctcctcccccgcctctccCTCTGGCgcgcccgccgctccgcccgcctccgcgaggagcgccgcgcccacgccctcCAGCTCCACAAGCTCCGCAAGaccgccacccgccgctgccgcaacTGCAACAACCCCTACCGCGACCAGAACCCCGGCGGCGGCAAGTTCATGTGCTCCTACTGCGGCCATGTCTCCAAGCGCCCCGTCCTCGACCTCGGCCCCGCCGGGACCCTCCCCACTGGCTGGCCCTGCACCCAGGATTGGCCTAATGCTGCCGGTGACCCTGCCTACTGGCTCGACCTCCGCTGCTCCTCCGATAACCTGTACTCGGGGTTCTCGTGGCGCTTGTTCTCTTCCTTCTGCGTCAGCATGAGGTGGTTCTGGAGGGAAGTGCTCAGATTCGGCTCCTCGGGGGACGGCGATGGCTTGGGCCGAGATGGTAAAAGATTAGCAAAAGAAGGGGATAACGGAGCAAAGGCTGAGGAGAGCAGAGTCGAGAAGGCGAAAAGGAAGGCGGAGGAGAAGAGGTTGGCGAGGCTGGAGAAGGAAATGCTAGAGGAGGAGGAACGCAAGCAGCGGGAGGAGATGGCCAAGCTCgtggaggagcggaggaggctaAGGGATGAGAAAGCTGAGGCTGAAGAGCGATCCAAAGGCGCTACCCCCGTTGGAGAGAAGGATCCTCGGAAGGAAGTGGAACGTAGAcggcaggagaggaggaggaaggacgAGAAGGATAAGGGATCAAGCAAGAGCAATTCAGATTGCGAGGATATCGAGAGAAGAGTGACCagggaaggggagagaaagcGGGATTCTGATAGAAGAAATGAGCCAGAGAAGCGGGATGCAACAAGAGTTGGGGCTGAGGGTCATAAGCCCTATAATTTTGATGCTAACAACCAGGGTAGTAAGACAGTACAGAGCAAGGCAAAGTACTTTGGCCGTATGACAGGCGGTCTATTATCTTCTTCAAGAGGTTTTGGTGGCGGCTCCTTTTTTGGTAGAAGTGCTCAGACCTCTGCTCCTCAAGTTAACAAGGTGACTAAACCGCTTGTTACTGTAACTGACCAGAGTAATGTAGTCAAAAGAGATGCCCAACCTCCTGCAACAGCCAAATCTGCTACTGCTGGAGGAACGACAAATTCATGGACTAATGTTCATCGACCT GTTAGTCCAAATGTGCAGTCACAGCCTACTGGCCTTAAAAAGTCATGGCACCAGCTGTTTAGTCGCTCAGCATCTGTGTCACCTTGTCCTGATGTTCCTGCTGCAGCCCGTGAAATGAAAGGGCAACCAGAACCATATGGAGCACAAATTAGCAATGCTCAAATCTTCCTATCGCAGTATCCCCCTCTGGACAGTAACCCTAGTTCAAGCCGCTGTATGCAATTTCCAGGTTTTCCACCAGTGAATGGAGCACCTGCCAACATGTCACTCTCTCATTTTCCAGCTGGACATGTGCCCTACTATTGTGAGCCAGAACCAACAGTGTTTGAAGAACCAGAACAATTTGAGGACCCATGCTATGATCCTGATGCAATTGCGTTGCTTGGGCCAGTTTCAGAGTCCCTAGATAACTTTCCTCTCGACTTGGATAGCGGGTTCATCTCTAGTGACATCACCAAGGAAACACATACGAAGCCTTCACCAATCGAATCTCCTCTTTCAAGATCACGTACATTCGAGGATAATCCTATTAGGCACTCAACTGGAAAAGGGCCTAATGGTTCTATTTTGCCTGAGGCTAGCAATGAACAGGGGGGCACATGGCAAATGTGGGGCACGCCATTAGTTCAAGAAAGTTTAGGTCTACGAGGTCCTCAGACTGAGTGGCTCCTACCAAACGCAAATCAATTTAACCATGGTGTCAGTCATTTGAATGGTGGAACAAGAAGCTCAGTGGGTTCTGGTTTGGATGACAATGATTTATGGCTGCAGAAAGCGCCTTTCCAGCAAATGCCTCTTGATACAAGGAGTCTGTTCCTTTCACATGATGTCTCAGAGAATGCTATACACAACGATTTGGATTTTGGATCACCAAACAAATCAGCCCGTTTGCACCCCATTGGGCCACCTGGTCATTCTTGGTCCAA